The following are from one region of the Bacteroidia bacterium genome:
- a CDS encoding NADH-quinone oxidoreductase subunit D, whose product MILNMGPQHPSTHGVLRLELITDGEIVVDVIPHLGYLHRCFEKHAESLTYAQIIPYTDRMDYLSSMNNNFCFAMGVERMLGIEKEIPKRIEYIRVLVAELNRIASHIIALGTYGIDIGAFTPFLWLMRDREHILNLLEWASGARLLYNYIWIGGLFHDLPVGFEERCKEFIDYFKPKLDEFNNLLSYNKIFVERTANVGVLPLEVAINYGCSGPVLRGSGLKWDLRRVDGYSVYPELEFDIPVGKGLMGKVGDCWDRYYVRVQEMYESVRIIEQCLERLMKDLKRTPDFDPHEAIPKKLVPKAGEYYVRAENPRGELGYYFIADGKKDVPFRCKAKSPCFVNLSVVPEISRGAMIADLIAIIGSIDIVLGEVDR is encoded by the coding sequence ATGATTCTAAACATGGGTCCCCAGCACCCTTCTACGCATGGGGTACTTCGTTTAGAATTGATTACTGATGGTGAGATTGTAGTGGATGTTATTCCGCATTTAGGGTATTTGCATAGATGCTTTGAAAAACACGCTGAAAGCTTAACATACGCCCAAATTATTCCTTATACCGATAGAATGGACTACTTGTCCTCTATGAACAACAATTTTTGCTTTGCAATGGGCGTAGAACGCATGCTTGGAATAGAGAAGGAAATTCCTAAGCGAATTGAATATATTCGAGTACTAGTAGCTGAACTCAATCGTATTGCTTCACATATCATCGCTTTGGGTACTTATGGGATTGATATTGGTGCTTTCACGCCGTTTTTGTGGCTAATGAGAGATAGGGAGCACATTCTCAATCTATTAGAGTGGGCTTCAGGGGCAAGGTTATTGTACAATTACATTTGGATAGGCGGACTTTTTCATGATCTCCCCGTAGGTTTTGAAGAAAGATGCAAGGAATTTATTGACTACTTCAAACCCAAGCTAGACGAATTCAACAATCTACTATCCTACAACAAGATATTTGTAGAGCGCACCGCAAACGTTGGAGTATTACCATTAGAAGTAGCCATTAACTATGGGTGTTCAGGTCCAGTGCTTAGAGGTTCAGGATTAAAATGGGACTTGCGCCGTGTAGATGGCTATTCTGTATATCCTGAATTAGAATTTGACATTCCTGTGGGCAAAGGTTTAATGGGTAAAGTGGGCGATTGCTGGGATAGATACTATGTACGTGTGCAAGAAATGTACGAATCCGTCCGCATTATTGAGCAATGTTTAGAGCGCCTAATGAAAGACTTGAAACGTACCCCTGATTTTGACCCACATGAAGCTATTCCCAAAAAATTAGTCCCAAAAGCAGGAGAATATTATGTAAGAGCAGAAAATCCTCGTGGAGAATTGGGATATTACTTCATTGCCGATGGCAAAAAAGATGTACCTTTCCGATGCAAAGCTAAAAGCCCTTGCTTTGTCAATCTGT